From Polynucleobacter sp. AP-Sving-400A-A2:
GGCGGTTGGTTTGTGATGTCAGAGTTAGTGGGTAATAAATCCACCAAGTTATATGACGGATCTTTATACCTGTGGACTTTGGAAGGTCGTCCATTGGTTGGTGTGCCACTGAATTAAGGGTGTCCACTATGTCAGTCCTTGAGGCCACCTTGAATCTGAAAATGCTGCACTCATCAGCCGAAGATGCCTGCCACTTGATGAAAGTGCTGTCGAATAGAGATCGGATGATGTTGTTGTGTCAGATTAGTCAAGGTGAAATGTGTGTAAGTGAGCTGGAGGAGTGTCTTGATATTCATCAGCCCACTTTGTCTCAGCAACTCACTGTATTGAGAAATGAAGAGTTAGTCACGACCAAAAGAGAGGGAAAGCAAATTTACTACTCTCTCTCCAATCGAGTGGCTTTAGAGGTGATGAATGTGCTTTATCAAAATTATTGCAGTACATAACCAAAAGAGGTCTTAATATGAAATGTAATGTCGGTGGTATTGATCGTATCTTACGTATAGTCGTTGGCCTGGTATTGCTTGGTCTAGCAGCAACGGGAACTGTGGGTGTTTGGGGTTGGATTGGCGTTGTGCCACTAGCAACAGGGTTATTTAAATTCTGCCCAGCTTATACATTGCTAGGAATCAATACCGGCAGAAATTGCAATTGAGATCAATTGCTCTAGCTTCCTCAGGTTTTCTTGAGAGCTTATGTTAACAATATATGCGTATAAACGTATATACGCAAAATATTTAAAAGGATATCAATGAAGACAGCGCATGATCTAGTCGCTGCGGCTAAAGCTACTATTAATGAGGTGAGCTTGGCAGACGCTCAATTAGCTATTCAGAATTCTGATGTATTGCTCGATGTTAGGGAGGCTGACGAATATATGAATGGCCACATTCCAGGAGCTGTTCATATTTCAAGAGGGTTGCTGGAGTTTAAGTTAAGCAATGACCCTGAATTGAGTACACGTAGTTTAAAAATAGTTCTATATTGTAAAAATAGTGGGAGAGCAGCATTAGCCTCTAAAGTTTTACATGAGATGGGTTATTTGCATGTTCAGTCAATCGCCGGTGGATTTGATGCGTGGGCTGGGGCAGGTAATCCTATAGCTAAGCCAGAGGCAATCAAATTTGAATAAAACTTATCTTTATCATAGCGTTACTTAAAGTAACGCGTATTTTTTTAAAAAGTCCTTTGGAGCAACGAGGTGAAGTCACGCTTTGTATTGCACAGTTTATTACACAGTCCCGATTTATGCGTTTAAGCCATTGAAATATATAGACTTTCCAGCAGCCACGAATTCTTCTAAGGCGTAGGTCGCACGTTCGAATCGTGCTGGGCAGGCCAAGAATTAATGCTGGTATTTCTGTCTTTATACGGCCACACTCTTTTTTGTCGGTTTACCCGACAAAGCTTTGCGCTGATCTACTCGACCTAATTAGCTACGAACCTAGACTTAACCTAAAACTTACAAAAAGGAAGCTTTTGATGTAAAAGGTGAGGTTTGGTCTTGTAATTGCTACTTTAAGTAACGCCTACTAATTAGATTTGTAGATGATGATTAATTAGTAAATTCCTTACTCAGCTGTTATGCCTGTAAGGCGAATAATCTCCGCCCATTTTTTATTTTCGTTCACCATATGCATTCCAAAGCTCTGAGTACTTTGGCTGGGTGTAACCATATTGCCTGCCTCCTCAAACGTGGTCTTAAGAGCTTTGTTATTGAGTGCGCTCGTAATACCTTGAAATAAAGTATCAATCCTATCTCGAGGTGTTTTGATCGGGGCCCAAATGCCAAACCATGATTCCTGAATTGTTAGTTCATTTTTCATGATTTCATTTAGTGTTGGCACATCTGGCAACTGCGTTAAACGATTTTTACTTGTTACGGCAAGTGCACGCACTTTTCCACCTTTGATCAATGGTACGGCTGTTCCTGCTATTGGAAAAGCAAATTGTGTATCGCCCCGAATTAAAGACGTAGCAATTTCTACCGATCCTTTTAATGGGATATGAATTATCTTCAAATTATTCAACGTTACAAATGTTGCACCTGCAATGTGCGCTGAAGTGCCAATCCCGCCGGACCCATAATTCATAGAGCCCGGGTTGGCTTTAGCAGCAGCAATAACGTCTTCAACCCGTTTATATGGAGAGTCTGCTGAAACCATCATCACCGTTGGGAAGGAGTACATATTGCTGATAGGAGCAAAATCCGTTAGGGGGTTAATTGAAATTTCTGGCTTAATAATTTTTTGAATTAACTGTATGTTTGATCCAAGCATAAGGGTGTAGCCATCGGGCGCTGACTGTGCGGTAAATTGAGTCGCCAGCACACCACCAGCCCCAACTTTATTTTCAATAATGACGGATTGCTTAAAAGTTTCTCCCAGATAAGGTGCCGCCTGTCTTAGCTGTATATCCGGACCACCTCCGGCTGCGTAAGGGCAGACTATTTTGATCGAGTTGCTCGGAAAACCTGTCTGACTATATGACACAAAAGGATATAGGCCAATACTGGGGATGGTAATGAGAAACTGTCGACGCTTCATGTTATCTCCTAATTTTTATGTTTAAGTTTTTCAGATCTTATTGATTCATATCAATCACAATCCTGCCCTTTGATTTTCCTGCCAGCGTGAGATCTAGGTGATGTGGTAGCTCTTCAACGCCAATGACGCTGGCAATTTCTTTTAGATGAGTTGGGCGATATTCATTAGCAATCTTATTCCAAACTTTTTCTCTTATGAGCATAGGTGAGTTTGCATTGATACCAATCAAACGAATTCCTCTGAGAATAAATGGTATTACAGTAGTTTCAAGCTCTGCTCCACCAGCATTTCCAAAGGCAGCAATTACTCCGCTTGGTTGTATTACGCGAGTCAGCCAGGATAGAGTAGAGCCACCTACAGAATCTATTGCCCCAGCCCATTGCGCTTTTTCAAGTGGTTTAAATTTACTCTCTGATGAAATTCGTCCAATGACTTCCGAGGCACCAAGGTTTTTAAGGTATCCAGCTTCATTTAGTTTTCCAGTCATGGCGGTCACTTGATAGCCTCTTTGCGCCAACATATTTATGGCAATAGTGGCTACTCCACCAGTTGCACCGGTTACTAGTATTGGACCACTTTGCGGATTAAGTCCATTTAGCTCCATTAAGTCCAAAGATAATCCTGCCGTATAGCCTGCAACACCGATCGTGGCGGCATCCAGTAACGTGAGGCCTTGGGGTATTTTCATAACCCAATCCGCATTGACGCGTGCATATTGGGCATGCCCACCATCATGATCAACTCCGATTCCACAGCCATTTACTAATACCTCATCGCCTGGACTAAATCGTGAATCAAGCGATTCAACCACTGTGCCAGTCAAATCAATACCGCTAATTCTTGGCCATTCACGCACTATATTGTTAAGACCTTTTGAAGCCAGCGCATCCTTGTAATTAATACTAGAATATGCCACCTTGATGATCACATTACCCGGACTTAAAGAATCCAATTGAATGGATTCAATTTTGCTGGTGACTGCTCCATCTAGGGAGTGAAGACGAAAAGCTTTAAAAGATGTATTCATCTTATTGGGCTTTAATGTTGGCTTGCTTAGTAACTTGTGACCACTTAATAGTTTCTGCTTTGATGTGTTCAGCAAACTCAGTTGGTGTGCTATTGACAATCTGAACCCCTTGTCTTTGAAGATTCTCACGGACCTCAGAATCATTGAGAGTAGTCTGTATTGCGGTGTTCAGTCGTTCGACAATGTTATTAGGGGTTCCAGCAGGCGCCAAAATTCCCCACCAAGCATATGCTTCCATAGGGTAGCCTAATTCTTTTAGGGTAGGTACGTTAGGAGTAATGCTTGATCTTGTTGGCATCGCAATAGCAATTGGTACTGCATTGCCCGCTTTAACCTGCGCCATTATTGGCCCGTAATTATCAAAGCTTAGTTGAACTTGATCTCCAATTAGAGCGGTTGTAGCTTCTGAACTTCCTTTGTAGGGGATGTGTTGAAGGTTACTTTTAGAGTTATTTTTAAAAAGTTCACCCGCTAAGTGTGCGCTACTACCATTTCCTGGAGTTGCATAAGATAGACCGTTGGGTGTGGACTTTGCTTTAGCTAGCAAGTCAGAAACAGTTTTAATATTTGAATTATTTGTAACAAAAATATAGACAGGTACTTTGGTAATAAGAGCGATTGGTGCTAAATCCTTTTGTGTGTCATATGGTAATTTCTCAAATAATGCTGGGTTTGTTGCTAGATTGGCTGTGCCCATCAACAAGGTATAACCATCAGCGGGCGCCTTCACAACTGCGAGAGTGCCAGATTGGGTAGAGGCACCAGGTTTATTTTCAACAACTACTGTTTGTCCAAGTAGAGGCCCTAATTTCTGACCAATTGTCCTTGCCAGATTATCCGCTCCTCCGCCTGCAGCGTAAGGAACAATAATCTTAATAGGGCGATTAGGGTAGCTTGAATCTTGCCCAAAAGCAGAAAAAGAAGATGTTATGCAGAGCAAAGAAAATATAGTTACATGAAGTTTGTTTTTCATTATTTCTCCAAAATTAAAGAGCTAGTTAAAGGTATGTCCTGCTTTTTTGAACGTATTTCTAGCGATATTCAGTTGATGAATTTGACTCGTTCCCTCATAGAGGCGGAAAAGACGCACATCCCGATAAAATCTCTCAATCGGATTATCGGAAATATAACCATATCCGCCTAACATCTGTACACAACGATCAGCAACCCTTCCACACATCTCCGAAGCAAAATATTTGCAGATGGAAGCTTCCATGCTGACATCTTCTCCGGAATCACGTTTGCGGGCAGTTTCTAAAATAAGTGCTTTAGCAGCATAAATTTCGGTTTGGCAGTCTGCAATCATCGCTTGCACTAACTGAAAAGCGCCAATAGGCTTACCAAATTGCCCCCTTACAGATGTGTAATTCACAATTTCATCCAACATACGAATAGCTGGACCAATACAAAGTGCTGCTAAATGTATGCGTTGCTTATTTAATACTTTCATTGCAGTTTTAAAGCCTGCACCCTCTATTCCGATAAGGTTTCCAGAAGGAATGCGGCAATTTTCGAAATGCACTTCTGAAACTGGGGATCCTGCTTGCCCCATTTTTTTATATGGGCTACCAACAGTGAGACCCGGTGTATTTCTTTCTATTAAAAATGCAGAAACACCATCAGCTTTAGGCTTGCTTTGATCCGTTCTTGCCATGACTGTAAATAGATCAGATATAGGCGCATTAGTAATAAAGCATTTGGTGCCATTTAGGATGAAATCATTTCCCTCTTTTCTTGCCGAAGTTTTTAAAGAGGCTGCGTCTGAGCCCGCGTCAGGCTCGGTAATTGCAAAGCACCCAGTAATTTCTCCTCTAGCTAATCTAGGTAAATATTTTTCTTTTTGTGCCTCTGATCCATCGGCAACTAATGCCTCTGATCCAATCCCAGTATTGGTTCCCACTCTCGCACGAAAGGCAACAGAGCATTGTGATATTTCCATAGCGGCCAAAACTAGCTCTTCAGTCGTCATACCATAACCGCCATATGCTTCTGGGATTGAGAATCCGAATAATCCGAATCCAGCCATATCGGACACAATATCTGGGGGGACATCGTCTAGTAATTCAACTTCTGCCTCACGAGGAATAAGTTTATTCTGACAATACTTTTTTAGTGAATCTAAAAAAGAAAAGAATTCGTTTGGGTTACGAATCATAGCGATCCTTTAATCAAAGTGCTCAATTTCATTGCGAAGCTTCACCATCAAAAGCCCCATAACGTCGGCTTATCCATTCTGCGATCATGCAAGGTCGTTCCTTACCTTCTTGCTCTATAGATACATTCCAAATAATTTGTACTCCGCCTTTAAATGCCTCTAGAGATGCTAGGGTGAAATGAGCACGCACTCTAGCATTTACTAAAACTGGATCAGTAAATCTGACTTTATTAGTTCCATAATTGATCGACAAGGTAACGCCATCGATGAGAACGGTATCTGTAAAAAATTTGCTT
This genomic window contains:
- a CDS encoding acyl-CoA dehydrogenase family protein, whose protein sequence is MIRNPNEFFSFLDSLKKYCQNKLIPREAEVELLDDVPPDIVSDMAGFGLFGFSIPEAYGGYGMTTEELVLAAMEISQCSVAFRARVGTNTGIGSEALVADGSEAQKEKYLPRLARGEITGCFAITEPDAGSDAASLKTSARKEGNDFILNGTKCFITNAPISDLFTVMARTDQSKPKADGVSAFLIERNTPGLTVGSPYKKMGQAGSPVSEVHFENCRIPSGNLIGIEGAGFKTAMKVLNKQRIHLAALCIGPAIRMLDEIVNYTSVRGQFGKPIGAFQLVQAMIADCQTEIYAAKALILETARKRDSGEDVSMEASICKYFASEMCGRVADRCVQMLGGYGYISDNPIERFYRDVRLFRLYEGTSQIHQLNIARNTFKKAGHTFN
- a CDS encoding oxidoreductase → MNTSFKAFRLHSLDGAVTSKIESIQLDSLSPGNVIIKVAYSSINYKDALASKGLNNIVREWPRISGIDLTGTVVESLDSRFSPGDEVLVNGCGIGVDHDGGHAQYARVNADWVMKIPQGLTLLDAATIGVAGYTAGLSLDLMELNGLNPQSGPILVTGATGGVATIAINMLAQRGYQVTAMTGKLNEAGYLKNLGASEVIGRISSESKFKPLEKAQWAGAIDSVGGSTLSWLTRVIQPSGVIAAFGNAGGAELETTVIPFILRGIRLIGINANSPMLIREKVWNKIANEYRPTHLKEIASVIGVEELPHHLDLTLAGKSKGRIVIDMNQ
- a CDS encoding tripartite tricarboxylate transporter substrate binding protein yields the protein MKNKLHVTIFSLLCITSSFSAFGQDSSYPNRPIKIIVPYAAGGGADNLARTIGQKLGPLLGQTVVVENKPGASTQSGTLAVVKAPADGYTLLMGTANLATNPALFEKLPYDTQKDLAPIALITKVPVYIFVTNNSNIKTVSDLLAKAKSTPNGLSYATPGNGSSAHLAGELFKNNSKSNLQHIPYKGSSEATTALIGDQVQLSFDNYGPIMAQVKAGNAVPIAIAMPTRSSITPNVPTLKELGYPMEAYAWWGILAPAGTPNNIVERLNTAIQTTLNDSEVRENLQRQGVQIVNSTPTEFAEHIKAETIKWSQVTKQANIKAQ
- a CDS encoding tripartite tricarboxylate transporter substrate binding protein; translation: MKRRQFLITIPSIGLYPFVSYSQTGFPSNSIKIVCPYAAGGGPDIQLRQAAPYLGETFKQSVIIENKVGAGGVLATQFTAQSAPDGYTLMLGSNIQLIQKIIKPEISINPLTDFAPISNMYSFPTVMMVSADSPYKRVEDVIAAAKANPGSMNYGSGGIGTSAHIAGATFVTLNNLKIIHIPLKGSVEIATSLIRGDTQFAFPIAGTAVPLIKGGKVRALAVTSKNRLTQLPDVPTLNEIMKNELTIQESWFGIWAPIKTPRDRIDTLFQGITSALNNKALKTTFEEAGNMVTPSQSTQSFGMHMVNENKKWAEIIRLTGITAE
- a CDS encoding helix-turn-helix transcriptional regulator, translated to MSVLEATLNLKMLHSSAEDACHLMKVLSNRDRMMLLCQISQGEMCVSELEECLDIHQPTLSQQLTVLRNEELVTTKREGKQIYYSLSNRVALEVMNVLYQNYCST
- a CDS encoding rhodanese-like domain-containing protein — its product is MKTAHDLVAAAKATINEVSLADAQLAIQNSDVLLDVREADEYMNGHIPGAVHISRGLLEFKLSNDPELSTRSLKIVLYCKNSGRAALASKVLHEMGYLHVQSIAGGFDAWAGAGNPIAKPEAIKFE
- a CDS encoding DUF2892 domain-containing protein, coding for MKCNVGGIDRILRIVVGLVLLGLAATGTVGVWGWIGVVPLATGLFKFCPAYTLLGINTGRNCN
- a CDS encoding MaoC family dehydratase, coding for MHKITLSSLNELKNWVGKQLPPSDWQEITQQRIDLFAEAGGDNQWIHVDPVRAAKDSPYGVTIAHGFLILSLLSKFFTDTVLIDGVTLSINYGTNKVRFTDPVLVNARVRAHFTLASLEAFKGGVQIIWNVSIEQEGKERPCMIAEWISRRYGAFDGEASQ